In Streptomyces sp. NBC_01439, the following are encoded in one genomic region:
- a CDS encoding metallophosphoesterase family protein produces MKRRSLITAAAGAVALGTATPSPAAAQPLGHAPTAPLSTFNVISDIQGDLGDFAVALRDIRATAPHGSGLAVAGDITPRGYDFEYAAVRQVLERGPRPREVAWAIGNHEFYVPKYADPQTLSLATWPNGATEDSLFRSFHRFAGRGTVYAETTFGGIPVLTIGTERYMHYHDPKLWDEVWLSEAQLRWLEGRLRYWSARRKPVMLITHHPLPNTVSGTRNKLYATDYLQADALLGLLGRHRDVFLFSGHTHWDLALSDWYVRRVVPGTANLDGFSVINTGAVQTGFADNGQGGESTVPGVFNQGLQVEVHRDRVVIKARDFAAGVWLKQISVPLATTI; encoded by the coding sequence ATGAAACGCAGGTCTCTGATCACCGCGGCGGCCGGCGCCGTCGCCCTCGGCACCGCGACCCCGTCGCCCGCCGCGGCGCAGCCGCTCGGCCACGCCCCCACCGCGCCACTGTCCACGTTCAACGTCATCAGCGACATCCAGGGCGACCTGGGGGACTTCGCCGTCGCCCTGCGCGACATCCGGGCCACGGCCCCGCACGGCTCGGGGCTCGCAGTCGCCGGCGACATCACTCCGCGCGGCTACGACTTCGAATACGCGGCGGTACGGCAGGTACTGGAACGGGGCCCGCGCCCGCGCGAGGTCGCGTGGGCCATCGGAAACCACGAGTTCTACGTGCCCAAGTACGCCGATCCGCAGACGCTCTCCCTGGCCACCTGGCCCAACGGCGCCACGGAGGACTCCCTTTTCCGCAGCTTTCACCGGTTCGCCGGGCGCGGCACGGTGTACGCCGAGACCACCTTCGGCGGCATCCCCGTCCTGACCATCGGCACCGAGCGGTACATGCACTACCACGACCCGAAGCTCTGGGACGAAGTATGGCTGAGCGAGGCGCAGTTGCGGTGGCTGGAGGGGCGCCTGCGGTACTGGAGCGCACGTCGCAAGCCGGTCATGCTGATCACGCACCACCCCCTGCCCAACACGGTCTCGGGCACACGGAACAAGCTCTACGCCACCGACTACCTCCAGGCGGACGCGCTCCTCGGGCTGCTGGGGCGCCACCGCGACGTGTTCCTGTTCAGCGGACACACGCACTGGGACCTGGCGCTGTCCGACTGGTACGTGCGGCGCGTCGTGCCCGGGACGGCGAACCTGGACGGGTTCTCGGTGATCAACACGGGGGCCGTGCAGACCGGCTTCGCCGACAACGGCCAAGGAGGCGAGAGCACGGTCCCCGGCGTCTTCAACCAGGGCCTCCAGGTCGAGGTGCACCGCGACCGCGTCGTCATCAAGGCCCGGGACTTCGCGGCCGGTGTCTGGTTGAAGCAGATCTCCGTCCCGCTGGCGACCACGATCTGA
- a CDS encoding glycoside hydrolase, with the protein MLGTRNRPPSGARRRTPTALATSLAAACALLAGGTAAPPAAADPVPSSAVPVRLDPAYQQAPFEGWGTALSWFANVTGGWPDPQRNRLADALYGNEGLGFTIARYNIGGGDSTETAPYMRAGAAVPGHWSRSGAEAPHGWDPDNPDHWDPYADRNQRWWLKAAKARGADTFEAFSNSPPYFMTHSGLASGAVDPLHDNLRPDQYEPFAAYLAGTVQRVQNSTGVTFTSVSPVNEPDTAYWRAGGRQEGSHWARDSQARMITALRTELDRNGLRTPVAAMDETNPDMFRANWDSYGSTTRSAVGRLNAHTYGTQGRSGVRDIAKAAHKPLWMSEVDLGGAVPQSFTDMSPALDLAERITDDLTQLEPRAWVLWQAVEDYENMTPAHEDSNWGLIQTDFTPADAAREPLRKNKKYWAMAQYSRFIRPGSRVIATDDDHTLAAVRPGGQGAVVVHTNATGSARTITLDLTGFRHVTAAPVQRYTTDATRNVHREADVAVTGKRVTVTLAPHSVTTLVVPGTSGVDPEQAAPGAGPRLLVNDHSGLALTAARAGAGGAVVQRPPNRSDAAQQWTFTRSAPGDWSSTASYRVTNAGSGQALAVADGELTLLPPGPSAQQQWMLSTSGDGHHTLINSATGTLLDVTGASTADGAPVGTYRPNTGRNQSWTIRADPAGG; encoded by the coding sequence GTGCTCGGTACCAGAAACAGGCCCCCGAGCGGCGCCCGACGCCGTACGCCCACCGCTCTCGCGACCTCACTCGCGGCCGCCTGCGCACTCCTCGCCGGCGGTACGGCGGCACCTCCGGCCGCAGCCGATCCCGTCCCGTCGTCCGCGGTCCCGGTCCGCCTCGATCCCGCATACCAGCAAGCACCGTTCGAGGGGTGGGGTACCGCGCTGTCGTGGTTCGCCAACGTCACGGGCGGCTGGCCCGACCCCCAGCGCAACCGGCTCGCCGACGCCCTTTACGGCAATGAGGGACTCGGCTTCACCATCGCCCGCTACAACATCGGCGGAGGCGACAGCACCGAGACCGCGCCCTACATGCGCGCCGGGGCTGCCGTACCCGGCCACTGGAGCCGGTCCGGGGCCGAGGCGCCCCACGGGTGGGACCCCGACAATCCGGATCACTGGGACCCGTACGCCGACCGCAACCAGCGCTGGTGGCTCAAGGCCGCCAAGGCCCGGGGCGCCGACACCTTCGAGGCGTTCTCGAACTCACCGCCCTACTTCATGACCCACAGCGGACTCGCCTCGGGTGCGGTCGATCCGCTGCACGACAACCTTCGACCGGACCAGTACGAGCCGTTCGCCGCCTACCTGGCCGGGACCGTGCAGCGCGTACAAAACAGCACGGGCGTCACCTTCACCTCCGTGTCTCCCGTCAACGAACCGGACACCGCCTACTGGCGCGCGGGCGGGCGCCAGGAAGGCTCCCACTGGGCCCGCGACTCCCAGGCCCGAATGATCACGGCGCTGCGCACCGAGCTGGACCGCAACGGGCTGCGCACGCCGGTCGCAGCGATGGACGAGACGAACCCGGACATGTTCCGTGCGAACTGGGACAGTTACGGCAGCACAACCCGCTCCGCCGTCGGACGGCTCAACGCACACACCTACGGGACGCAGGGACGCAGCGGGGTCCGGGACATCGCCAAGGCCGCGCACAAGCCCCTGTGGATGTCCGAGGTGGACCTCGGCGGGGCGGTCCCGCAGAGCTTCACCGACATGAGCCCCGCCCTCGACCTCGCCGAGCGCATCACCGACGACCTCACGCAGCTCGAACCGCGCGCCTGGGTGCTGTGGCAGGCCGTGGAGGACTACGAAAACATGACCCCGGCCCACGAGGACTCCAACTGGGGCCTCATCCAGACCGACTTCACCCCGGCCGACGCCGCGAGGGAGCCGCTGCGCAAGAACAAGAAGTACTGGGCCATGGCCCAGTACAGCCGGTTCATCCGTCCGGGATCCCGCGTCATCGCCACGGACGACGACCACACGCTGGCCGCAGTGCGCCCAGGCGGCCAGGGCGCGGTCGTGGTCCACACCAATGCCACGGGTTCGGCCCGGACGATCACCCTGGACCTCACGGGCTTCCGGCACGTCACCGCCGCTCCGGTGCAGCGCTACACCACGGACGCGACCCGCAACGTCCACCGGGAGGCCGACGTCGCCGTCACCGGCAAACGCGTCACCGTGACCCTCGCCCCCCACTCGGTCACCACCCTCGTCGTACCGGGCACGTCCGGCGTCGACCCCGAGCAGGCGGCCCCCGGCGCCGGTCCCCGGCTCCTCGTCAACGACCACAGCGGTCTGGCCCTCACGGCCGCCCGGGCCGGGGCCGGCGGCGCCGTGGTCCAGCGCCCCCCGAACCGGTCCGACGCCGCGCAGCAGTGGACCTTCACCAGGTCGGCGCCCGGCGACTGGAGCAGCACGGCCTCGTACCGGGTGACGAACGCGGGCAGCGGGCAGGCCCTCGCTGTCGCCGACGGTGAGCTCACCCTGCTTCCTCCGGGACCGTCCGCGCAGCAGCAGTGGATGTTGTCCACCTCCGGAGACGGGCACCACACCCTGATCAACAGCGCGACCGGCACCCTTCTCGACGTCACCGGCGCCTCCACAGCCGACGGCGCCCCGGTCGGCACCTACCGGCCCAACACAGGCCGCAACCAGTCCTGGACCATCCGCGCGGACCCGGCGGGCGGGTAG
- a CDS encoding LacI family DNA-binding transcriptional regulator, with protein MADVAAMAGVSSQTVSRVANNRENVDASTRERVQAAMKMLGYRPNTAARALVTGRFGTLGVISFDISAYGNARTFAAISDAAREADLFVNFMGARAQTEAAVRQAFQQLMVQSVDGIILIESQILDTPELRLPSAVPVVFADGDTGHRYANVDVDQAEGTRSVVEHLLGLGHRTVWHVAGPRDSYAARRRAEAWHRSLKDAGTVVPPLLYGDWSAASGYRAGRELAGRPEVTAIFAANDQMALGVMRALQEAGRRVPQDVSVTGFDDVPEAAFFPAPLTTVRQDFDAVGRHCVGLLLDQIGGVAGSPRQASVAPVLVVRESTAAPAA; from the coding sequence ATGGCCGACGTCGCCGCGATGGCGGGGGTCTCGTCGCAGACGGTCTCCCGTGTGGCCAACAACCGGGAGAACGTCGACGCGTCCACCCGCGAGCGGGTGCAGGCCGCGATGAAGATGCTCGGGTACCGCCCCAATACGGCCGCCCGGGCGCTGGTCACCGGGCGGTTCGGCACGCTGGGCGTCATCAGCTTCGACATCAGTGCCTACGGCAACGCCAGGACCTTCGCCGCCATCTCCGACGCCGCCCGCGAAGCCGACCTGTTCGTGAATTTCATGGGAGCCCGGGCGCAGACCGAAGCCGCCGTGCGCCAGGCGTTCCAGCAGCTGATGGTCCAGTCGGTGGACGGCATCATCCTCATCGAGTCGCAGATCCTGGACACCCCCGAACTCCGGCTGCCGTCCGCCGTTCCCGTGGTCTTCGCCGACGGGGACACCGGTCACCGCTACGCCAACGTCGACGTCGATCAGGCCGAGGGCACCCGCAGCGTCGTGGAGCACCTGCTGGGCCTCGGTCACCGTACGGTCTGGCACGTCGCGGGGCCCCGCGACTCCTACGCGGCGCGCCGCCGGGCCGAGGCGTGGCACCGCTCGCTCAAGGATGCGGGCACCGTCGTACCACCACTCCTCTACGGTGACTGGTCCGCGGCCTCGGGTTACCGCGCCGGACGTGAACTGGCCGGCCGCCCGGAGGTGACCGCGATCTTCGCCGCCAACGACCAGATGGCCCTCGGCGTCATGCGCGCCCTGCAGGAGGCGGGTCGGCGCGTGCCGCAGGACGTGAGCGTGACCGGATTCGACGACGTTCCCGAGGCCGCCTTCTTTCCCGCCCCCCTCACCACGGTCCGGCAGGACTTCGACGCCGTGGGCCGCCACTGCGTCGGACTGCTCCTCGATCAGATAGGCGGCGTGGCGGGCAGCCCGCGCCAGGCATCGGTGGCGCCCGTCCTGGTGGTGCGCGAGAGTACGGCGGCCCCGGCCGCCTGA
- a CDS encoding ROK family transcriptional regulator, whose product MAKRTAQDIRRRNRFDTLRCVFAAPGPVSRQEIAAATGLSFATVANLVVELLEAGVLREAGHEDSKGGRPRARLAVNAERGALVGIDVAETSVQVELFDLALTVLRSVRLPLPQTDVRPDDVVDAIVTGVEGLSDASGAPPRILGAGVSIPGLVEREGGVSVFSPYWSWRDVPLRSLLAERLPMPLYLDNPLKAGTVAEMWFGAGRDVDDLLVLTLRAGVGAGIAVDGALYRGATNSAGEWGHTCLVRDGRECRCGRRGCVEAYVSTRGIARTVRELDAESPLLDPDEDAVVSKVARAAAEGDAVATETVARTARHLGEAAADLLNLFNPQTLVLGGWVADRLGKPLLRQTRDVIAAHALPATLQALSFQLSTVPENPVNLGAATFALEGFLDDRETFGTVAAGRRAARAAKAGTS is encoded by the coding sequence ATGGCGAAACGCACCGCCCAGGACATCCGCCGCCGCAACCGGTTCGACACGCTGCGGTGCGTCTTCGCCGCCCCCGGCCCGGTGAGCCGGCAGGAGATCGCCGCGGCCACCGGCCTGTCCTTCGCGACCGTGGCCAACCTCGTCGTGGAGCTGCTGGAGGCGGGAGTCCTGCGCGAGGCAGGCCACGAGGACTCCAAGGGCGGGCGCCCGCGGGCCCGCCTCGCGGTCAACGCGGAGCGCGGTGCGCTGGTCGGGATCGACGTGGCGGAGACCTCCGTCCAGGTCGAGCTGTTCGACCTGGCGCTGACGGTGCTGCGCAGCGTACGGCTGCCGCTGCCGCAGACCGACGTCCGTCCGGACGACGTGGTGGACGCCATCGTCACGGGGGTCGAGGGCCTCTCGGACGCCTCGGGCGCGCCCCCGCGCATCCTCGGCGCGGGGGTCAGCATCCCCGGTCTCGTGGAGCGCGAGGGCGGCGTATCCGTCTTCTCGCCCTACTGGTCCTGGCGCGACGTGCCCCTGCGTTCCCTCCTCGCCGAGCGCCTCCCGATGCCCCTGTACCTCGACAACCCCCTCAAGGCCGGCACGGTCGCCGAGATGTGGTTCGGCGCCGGACGCGATGTCGACGACCTACTCGTACTGACCCTCCGGGCCGGCGTCGGCGCGGGCATCGCGGTCGACGGGGCCCTCTACCGGGGCGCCACCAACAGCGCCGGGGAGTGGGGCCACACCTGCCTGGTCCGCGACGGACGGGAGTGCAGGTGCGGCAGGCGGGGATGCGTCGAGGCCTACGTCAGCACCCGCGGCATCGCCCGCACCGTGCGGGAACTGGACGCGGAAAGCCCCCTCCTGGACCCCGACGAGGACGCCGTGGTCAGCAAGGTCGCCCGCGCCGCGGCGGAGGGCGACGCGGTGGCCACCGAAACCGTGGCGCGGACCGCCCGTCACCTGGGGGAGGCCGCGGCCGATCTCCTCAACCTGTTCAATCCGCAGACCCTGGTACTGGGCGGCTGGGTGGCCGACCGGCTCGGCAAGCCGCTGCTGCGGCAGACCCGCGACGTCATCGCGGCGCACGCTCTACCGGCTACGCTCCAGGCGCTCTCCTTCCAGCTGAGCACCGTGCCGGAGAACCCGGTGAACCTCGGAGCCGCCACCTTCGCGCTCGAGGGCTTCCTCGACGACCGCGAGACCTTCGGCACCGTGGCGGCGGGGCGCCGTGCCGCCAGGGCGGCGAAGGCCGGAACGTCCTGA
- a CDS encoding SMP-30/gluconolactonase/LRE family protein gives MHLTALPCAPVPGRLTEGPVWHAGRGDLLWVDITAGLVHRAPLVARDDDSGLPDLGDRTTVSLDRPVGAVAPCASGGLIAAAGTSFLRVDEDGVATEFAAPAVPDDGTPRRFNDAKCDPSGRLLAGTMAYDATPGAGALYRLDPDGTVTTALSPVSISNGLGWSPDGRLLYYADSPTHRVDVFDYDPVTGTLSARRPFADTSPAGMPDGLAVDTEGRAWVAVWGAGQVRAYAPDGALHAVVTVPASQVSSCTFAGPDLDLLIITTAADGLTAAQLAAEPHAGRIFICRPGATGLPVAPFADDPAQFSGSSTTSYDLRGSA, from the coding sequence ATGCACCTGACCGCACTGCCGTGCGCGCCCGTGCCGGGACGCCTGACCGAGGGACCCGTTTGGCACGCCGGACGCGGTGACCTGCTGTGGGTGGACATCACGGCGGGCCTCGTCCACCGGGCCCCGCTGGTGGCCCGCGACGACGACAGCGGTCTGCCGGACCTGGGGGACCGGACGACCGTCAGCCTCGACCGGCCCGTCGGAGCGGTCGCGCCCTGCGCGTCCGGCGGGCTCATCGCGGCCGCCGGAACCTCCTTCCTGCGCGTCGACGAGGACGGCGTGGCCACGGAGTTCGCCGCCCCCGCCGTCCCCGACGACGGCACGCCGCGACGGTTCAACGACGCCAAGTGCGACCCGAGCGGGCGGCTGCTGGCCGGCACCATGGCGTACGACGCGACCCCCGGCGCGGGCGCCCTCTACCGCCTCGACCCCGACGGCACCGTGACGACCGCCCTGAGCCCCGTCAGCATCTCCAACGGCCTCGGCTGGAGTCCTGACGGTCGGCTGCTGTACTACGCGGACAGCCCGACGCACCGTGTCGACGTCTTCGACTACGACCCCGTCACCGGCACCCTCTCGGCCCGCCGCCCCTTCGCCGACACCAGCCCCGCCGGCATGCCGGACGGCCTGGCCGTCGACACCGAGGGCCGGGCCTGGGTGGCGGTGTGGGGAGCGGGACAGGTGAGGGCCTACGCCCCCGACGGCGCGCTCCACGCCGTCGTGACGGTCCCCGCCTCCCAGGTGTCCAGCTGCACCTTCGCGGGCCCGGACCTGGACCTCCTGATCATCACCACCGCGGCCGACGGGCTGACGGCCGCGCAACTCGCGGCCGAGCCGCACGCCGGCCGGATTTTCATCTGCCGGCCCGGTGCCACCGGTCTGCCGGTCGCGCCCTTCGCCGACGATCCGGCGCAGTTCTCCGGGTCCTCCACCACCTCATACGACCTCCGAGGTTCCGCATGA
- a CDS encoding bifunctional 4-hydroxy-2-oxoglutarate aldolase/2-dehydro-3-deoxy-phosphogluconate aldolase — MTTAPLVPALAVAPVIAILRSQSPRHFAATADALHAAGIRAMEFTLTTPGVLHALREYAESKPAGTALGAGTVMTPADAMRAVEAGATYLITPAICLDVIREARRLGVPVLPGALTPSEIVAAWGAGATRVKLFPASAGGPEYLRAVRAPLPHVPLVPTGGIDLDQAPAYFAAGASALGMGSPLIGDACEGGDLDALRERAATLLDGIRS; from the coding sequence ATGACGACCGCCCCCCTGGTTCCCGCACTCGCCGTCGCACCCGTGATAGCGATCCTGCGTTCCCAGTCGCCCCGCCACTTCGCCGCCACGGCCGACGCCCTGCACGCAGCGGGCATCCGGGCCATGGAGTTCACCCTCACTACACCGGGAGTCCTGCACGCGTTGCGCGAGTACGCCGAGTCCAAGCCGGCCGGTACCGCCCTCGGCGCGGGCACCGTCATGACCCCGGCCGATGCGATGCGCGCCGTGGAAGCCGGCGCCACCTATCTCATCACGCCGGCCATCTGCCTGGACGTCATCAGGGAGGCCCGTCGCCTCGGCGTCCCGGTGCTCCCCGGCGCCCTGACGCCGAGCGAGATAGTGGCGGCGTGGGGGGCGGGCGCCACCAGGGTCAAACTCTTCCCCGCCTCGGCCGGAGGCCCGGAGTATCTGCGCGCAGTCCGGGCACCCTTGCCGCACGTCCCGCTCGTTCCCACGGGAGGGATCGACCTCGACCAGGCGCCGGCCTACTTCGCCGCGGGCGCGAGCGCCCTGGGCATGGGTAGCCCGCTGATCGGGGACGCGTGCGAGGGCGGCGACCTGGACGCGCTCCGGGAACGCGCCGCCACACTGTTGGACGGCATCCGCTCGTGA
- a CDS encoding sugar kinase, translating to MTALVTLGETMAVLAADRPGPLASGTSLRLGFAGAEATVAIGVSRLGHAASWTGRVGADSAGTMILDGLRGEAVDVTRARVEDTAPTGLMLRERRTPDHTRVTYYRRGLAGARLGPEDIDPELVARARVLHVTGITPALGDGPRAAVRRAVDLARAAGVTVSLDLNYRARLWNREEAAAELIHLVTRADIVFAGPDEASLVVPEAEPATMARDLLDLGPREAVLKLGSRGAVAVTPGAEAVQDIVPVTPMDPIGAGDAFVAGYLAGLLDDTDLPGRLLLAATCGAFAVASPGDWEGLPRRADLDLLHGADVTR from the coding sequence GTGACCGCGCTCGTCACCCTCGGGGAAACCATGGCCGTCCTGGCGGCCGACCGGCCCGGCCCGCTCGCCTCCGGCACTTCGCTCCGTCTGGGATTCGCGGGCGCGGAGGCCACGGTCGCCATCGGCGTCAGCCGCCTCGGCCACGCGGCGTCCTGGACCGGGCGGGTCGGCGCCGACAGCGCCGGCACGATGATCCTGGACGGGCTGCGCGGTGAGGCCGTCGACGTCACCCGCGCACGCGTCGAGGACACGGCACCCACCGGGCTCATGCTGCGCGAGCGACGCACACCCGACCACACCCGTGTCACTTACTACCGGCGCGGACTCGCGGGCGCCCGCCTCGGCCCCGAGGACATCGACCCGGAACTCGTCGCCCGGGCCCGGGTCCTGCACGTCACCGGCATCACCCCCGCCCTCGGCGACGGCCCGCGGGCGGCCGTACGGCGAGCCGTCGACCTGGCCCGCGCCGCCGGCGTCACCGTCAGCCTGGACCTCAACTACCGGGCCCGGCTGTGGAACCGGGAGGAGGCCGCAGCCGAGCTGATCCACCTCGTCACCCGCGCGGACATCGTCTTCGCCGGTCCCGACGAGGCCTCGCTGGTCGTTCCCGAGGCCGAACCCGCCACCATGGCACGCGACCTGCTCGACCTCGGCCCGCGCGAAGCGGTCCTGAAACTCGGCTCCCGAGGGGCCGTCGCGGTCACGCCCGGCGCCGAGGCCGTCCAGGACATCGTGCCGGTCACCCCGATGGATCCGATCGGCGCGGGCGACGCCTTCGTCGCCGGATACCTCGCGGGGCTCCTCGACGACACCGACCTCCCAGGCCGGCTCCTGCTCGCCGCGACGTGCGGGGCATTCGCGGTGGCCTCGCCCGGCGACTGGGAGGGCCTGCCCCGGCGTGCCGACCTGGACCTGCTCCACGGAGCGGACGTCACTCGCTGA
- a CDS encoding SDR family NAD(P)-dependent oxidoreductase has product MKRFTGRTAVVTGASSGIGAASAVRLAAEGAAVALADIDEAAGTALAREIRDDGGRAEFVPCDVSSEQDWRNLKDRTHTLFGPVAVVHSNAFTHTPAPAHELPGSDWDRDMAVNLKAPYLAVRTFLDDLRAARGSFVATSSVHALCSLPGYPAYAAAKGGMCALVRQLAVEYGPDVRFNSVLPGPILTENWQDVDEEGRLLSARATALGRLGHPDEVAAAVAFLASDDASYITGTNLTVDGGWAVKKESK; this is encoded by the coding sequence ATGAAGCGATTCACAGGGCGAACCGCCGTCGTCACCGGCGCATCGTCCGGCATCGGCGCAGCCAGCGCCGTACGTCTGGCCGCCGAAGGGGCCGCCGTCGCCCTCGCCGACATCGACGAGGCGGCGGGCACCGCACTCGCGCGGGAGATCCGCGACGACGGGGGCCGCGCGGAGTTCGTGCCGTGCGACGTCTCTTCCGAACAGGACTGGCGCAACCTGAAGGACCGCACGCACACGCTGTTCGGTCCGGTGGCCGTCGTGCACAGCAACGCCTTCACCCACACGCCCGCGCCCGCCCACGAACTGCCCGGCAGCGACTGGGACCGTGATATGGCCGTCAACCTCAAGGCGCCCTACCTGGCCGTACGCACCTTCCTCGACGACCTGCGCGCCGCCCGAGGCTCCTTCGTGGCCACGTCCAGCGTGCACGCACTGTGCAGCCTGCCGGGTTATCCGGCCTACGCCGCGGCGAAGGGAGGCATGTGCGCGCTCGTCCGCCAGCTCGCGGTCGAGTACGGGCCGGACGTGCGGTTCAACTCCGTGCTGCCCGGTCCGATCCTCACCGAGAACTGGCAGGACGTGGACGAGGAGGGCCGCCTGCTCTCCGCCCGTGCCACGGCCCTGGGACGGCTCGGTCACCCCGACGAAGTAGCGGCCGCCGTCGCCTTCCTCGCGTCCGACGACGCCTCGTACATCACCGGCACGAACCTGACCGTGGACGGCGGCTGGGCCGTGAAGAAGGAGTCCAAGTGA
- the dgoD gene encoding galactonate dehydratase — protein MKITSLRTYLVAPRWCFLRVDTDEGITGWGEPVVEGRAHTVAAAVEELSDYLVGQDPMRIEDHWQVLTKGGFYRGGPVLSSAVAGIDQALWDIAGKALGVPVWQLLGGNVRDRARVYSWIGGDRPTDVAQQAAARKAEGFTAIKMNASPQLELIDTPRAVRDIVERVESVRSEVGDGFDIAVDFHGRLTLPMARRVLPLLEPYLPFFVEEPVVPEMSAHIGEVVRSTSIPIATGERLYSRWDFKPVLQQGIAVAQPDLSHAGGISEVRRIAAMAEAHDVSLAPHCPLGPIALAACLQVGFATPNLLIQEQSLGIHYNAGSDLLDYLTDRSVFRYEDGHVALLTAPGLGIDVDEKAVERAAETGHRWRNPVWRRGDGSLAEW, from the coding sequence GTGAAGATCACCTCCCTGAGGACCTACCTCGTCGCCCCCCGCTGGTGCTTCCTGCGCGTGGACACGGACGAGGGCATCACCGGCTGGGGCGAGCCTGTCGTCGAGGGCCGTGCGCACACCGTCGCGGCCGCGGTCGAGGAACTGTCCGACTACCTGGTGGGCCAGGACCCGATGCGCATCGAGGACCACTGGCAGGTCCTGACCAAGGGCGGTTTCTACCGCGGCGGCCCGGTCCTGTCCAGCGCGGTCGCCGGCATCGACCAGGCACTGTGGGACATCGCCGGCAAGGCGCTGGGCGTGCCGGTGTGGCAGCTGCTCGGCGGCAACGTCCGCGACCGGGCGCGGGTGTACAGCTGGATCGGCGGCGACCGACCGACCGACGTCGCGCAGCAGGCCGCCGCCCGCAAGGCCGAGGGCTTCACGGCCATCAAGATGAACGCCTCGCCCCAGCTGGAACTGATCGACACGCCGCGGGCCGTCCGTGACATCGTCGAACGGGTGGAGAGCGTCCGCTCGGAGGTCGGCGACGGCTTCGACATCGCCGTGGACTTCCACGGCCGCCTCACCCTCCCCATGGCGCGGCGGGTGCTTCCCCTCCTGGAGCCGTACCTGCCGTTCTTCGTCGAGGAGCCGGTGGTTCCCGAGATGAGCGCCCACATCGGCGAGGTCGTGCGCTCCACCAGCATCCCCATCGCGACCGGAGAACGGTTGTACTCCCGGTGGGACTTCAAGCCGGTGCTCCAGCAGGGGATCGCCGTGGCCCAGCCCGACCTCTCGCACGCCGGTGGGATCTCTGAGGTGCGGCGCATCGCGGCGATGGCGGAGGCCCACGACGTTTCCCTGGCGCCGCACTGCCCGCTCGGCCCGATCGCGCTGGCCGCGTGCCTCCAGGTCGGCTTCGCGACACCCAACCTGCTGATCCAGGAGCAGAGCCTCGGGATCCACTACAACGCCGGGTCTGACCTGCTGGACTACCTCACCGACCGGTCCGTCTTCCGCTACGAGGACGGCCACGTCGCCCTGCTCACCGCACCGGGGCTGGGCATCGACGTCGACGAGAAGGCCGTCGAACGCGCCGCCGAGACGGGCCATCGCTGGCGCAACCCGGTGTGGCGACGGGGCGACGGCTCCCTCGCCGAATGGTGA
- a CDS encoding peptidoglycan-binding protein produces the protein MSTPFCPRCGDPLRCACGIAHHDASAGRAPAPAQFDRDWVRPYIAPHEPAPVGAPSTLDTATVSWVAAQAAYGSGPGGDVIGQPVVMSRPTGHRAHRPSKQRRPLRVTAALATLIGSAALAGTYAFARSQDIGEATAQAPASRLDVLDGEDEATTPPEASRSPGALPSPPRRTPPTTGNSPVRTPSPVAPSAPTTDASTRTNAAPAAGQQSGSPSTVPPSPASPTTPGEKPTLRRHDTGPQVVDLQRRLAQLGLWSLPQRGRYDQHLDDAVQRFQAKYGVRGDPQGVCGPATRRRLESLTS, from the coding sequence GTGAGCACCCCTTTCTGCCCCCGATGCGGTGACCCCTTGCGCTGCGCCTGCGGCATCGCGCACCACGACGCGAGCGCAGGGCGGGCCCCCGCCCCGGCGCAGTTCGACCGGGACTGGGTCAGGCCGTACATCGCCCCGCACGAACCTGCGCCGGTGGGCGCACCGAGCACCTTGGACACCGCCACGGTGTCGTGGGTCGCGGCGCAGGCCGCGTACGGGAGCGGCCCCGGCGGTGACGTCATCGGCCAGCCCGTTGTCATGAGCAGGCCGACGGGTCACCGGGCGCACCGGCCGTCGAAGCAGCGTCGACCGCTGCGCGTCACCGCGGCCCTCGCCACCCTGATCGGCTCCGCGGCCCTCGCGGGTACGTACGCCTTCGCCCGGAGCCAGGACATCGGCGAGGCGACGGCGCAGGCCCCCGCGAGCCGGCTCGACGTACTCGATGGGGAGGACGAAGCGACCACGCCGCCGGAGGCGTCCCGGTCCCCCGGCGCGCTCCCGAGCCCTCCCCGGCGCACCCCGCCGACGACCGGGAACAGCCCGGTGCGTACACCGTCCCCGGTGGCTCCGTCGGCGCCGACCACGGACGCATCCACCCGCACGAACGCGGCGCCGGCCGCCGGACAGCAATCCGGCAGTCCGAGCACCGTGCCGCCCTCCCCCGCGTCGCCGACGACGCCCGGCGAGAAGCCGACACTGCGCCGGCACGACACGGGTCCTCAGGTCGTCGATCTGCAGCGGCGCCTCGCGCAGCTGGGGCTGTGGTCCCTGCCCCAGCGAGGCCGCTACGACCAGCACCTGGACGACGCGGTGCAGCGGTTCCAGGCGAAGTACGGCGTCCGTGGCGACCCGCAGGGGGTCTGCGGCCCGGCCACTCGGCGGCGGCTGGAGTCCTTGACCTCCTGA